A window of the Streptomyces sp. NBC_00454 genome harbors these coding sequences:
- a CDS encoding thymidine phosphorylase has protein sequence MDVISVIRTKRDRGELSPEQIDWVIDAYTRGVVADEQMSALAMAILLNGMNRTEIARWTAAMIASGERMNFDSLSRPTADKHSTGGVGDKITLPLAPLVAACGAAVPQLSGRGLGHTGGTLDKLESIPGWRALLSNEEMLHVLDTTGAVICAAGDGLAPADKKLYALRDVTGTVEAIPLIASSIMSKKIAEGTGSLVLDVKVGTGAFMKNIEDARELARTMVGLGTDSGVKTVALLTDMSTPLGLTAGNALEIRESVEVLAGGGPSDVVELTLALAREMLDAAGIKDADPAKALADGSAMDVWRRMIAAQGGDPDAALPVAREQHVVTATASGVLTRLDAYGVGVGAWRLGAGRARKEDPVQAGAGIELHAKPGDTVTAGQPLMTLHTDTPEKFDYALAALDGSFDIAAAGTSFSATPIVLDRIA, from the coding sequence ATGGACGTCATCTCCGTCATCCGCACCAAGCGGGACCGCGGCGAACTGAGCCCCGAGCAGATCGACTGGGTCATCGACGCGTACACGCGCGGCGTGGTCGCCGACGAGCAGATGTCGGCGCTGGCGATGGCCATCCTGCTGAACGGCATGAACCGCACCGAGATCGCCCGCTGGACCGCCGCGATGATCGCGAGCGGCGAGCGGATGAACTTCGACTCGCTCTCCCGCCCGACGGCCGACAAGCACTCCACGGGCGGCGTCGGCGACAAGATCACCCTGCCGCTGGCCCCGCTCGTCGCCGCCTGCGGCGCGGCCGTACCGCAGCTCTCCGGCCGCGGCCTCGGCCACACCGGCGGCACCCTGGACAAGCTGGAATCCATCCCCGGCTGGCGCGCGCTGCTCTCCAACGAGGAGATGCTGCACGTCCTGGACACCACCGGCGCCGTCATCTGCGCCGCGGGCGACGGGCTGGCCCCGGCCGACAAGAAGCTCTACGCGCTGCGCGACGTCACGGGCACCGTCGAGGCCATCCCGCTGATCGCCTCCTCCATCATGTCCAAGAAGATCGCCGAGGGCACCGGCTCCCTCGTCCTGGACGTGAAGGTCGGCACCGGCGCCTTCATGAAGAACATCGAGGACGCGCGCGAACTGGCGCGCACCATGGTGGGCCTGGGCACCGACTCGGGCGTCAAGACGGTCGCCCTGCTCACCGACATGTCCACCCCGCTCGGCCTGACCGCCGGCAACGCCCTGGAGATCCGCGAATCGGTGGAGGTCCTGGCGGGCGGCGGCCCCTCGGACGTGGTCGAGCTGACCCTGGCCCTCGCGCGGGAAATGCTGGACGCGGCGGGCATCAAGGACGCCGACCCGGCGAAGGCGCTGGCCGACGGCTCCGCGATGGACGTGTGGCGCCGGATGATCGCGGCCCAGGGCGGCGACCCGGACGCGGCCCTGCCGGTGGCCCGCGAGCAGCACGTGGTCACCGCCACCGCTTCGGGCGTCCTGACGCGCCTGGACGCGTACGGGGTGGGCGTCGGCGCCTGGCGCCTGGGCGCCGGCCGCGCGCGCAAGGAGGACCCGGTCCAGGCGGGCGCCGGCATCGAGCTGCACGCGAAGCCGGGCGACACCGTGACCGCGGGCCAGCCGCTGATGACCCTGCACACGGACACCCCGGAGAAGTTCGACTACGCCCTCGCGGCGCTGGACGGCTCCTTCGACATCGCGGCGGCGGGCACCTCCTTCTCCGCCACCCCGATCGTGCTGGACCGCATCGCCTGA
- a CDS encoding STAS domain-containing protein: MRLVLPGPPPTAQDTARLCARLALLYEGGAAAVVCDAAAVTAPGLGTVEALARLRLTAGDRPLRITGAGPALRALLDLVGLVELLGEAEEREPPGGVQEGVEPDDLPV; this comes from the coding sequence ATGCGACTCGTGCTGCCCGGACCGCCCCCGACCGCGCAGGACACGGCCCGGCTGTGCGCCCGGCTCGCCCTGCTGTACGAGGGCGGCGCGGCCGCGGTGGTGTGCGACGCGGCCGCCGTCACCGCGCCGGGCCTGGGCACGGTCGAGGCGCTGGCCCGGCTGCGCCTCACCGCCGGGGACCGGCCCCTGCGGATCACCGGGGCCGGTCCGGCCCTACGCGCCCTGCTGGACCTCGTAGGACTCGTCGAGCTGCTCGGGGAGGCCGAAGAGCGGGAACCACCGGGGGGTGTCCAGGAAGGCGTTGAGCCCGACGATCTTCCCGTCTGA
- a CDS encoding sigma-70 family RNA polymerase sigma factor yields the protein MTETTDRGTSPELDAALDRYRVELTGYCYRMLGSSFDAEDAVQDTYIRAWRSFDKFEGRSSLRSWLYRIATNVCLDLLNAGNKRARPMDLTAPQHQASAILNERPEVTWLEPVPDGRVLPQTADPAEMALAKESVRLAFVAALQHLPAKQRAVLILREVLAWKADEVATLLDTTVASVNSALQRARATLSATRIRESEAADPLDAGQVKLLEQYLSAFEAYDITRLTTLLHEDAVLSMPPFDLWLRGHEDIAAWHLNQGIGCKGSRLLPTTANGMPAFGQYRPREDGQPGWTPWALQVLEISDGKIVGLNAFLDTPRWFPLFGLPEQLDESYEVQQGA from the coding sequence ATGACGGAAACGACCGACCGCGGGACCAGCCCCGAGCTGGATGCGGCCCTGGACCGGTACCGCGTCGAGCTCACCGGCTACTGCTACCGCATGCTCGGCTCCTCCTTCGACGCCGAGGACGCCGTGCAGGACACGTACATCCGTGCCTGGCGCAGCTTCGACAAGTTCGAGGGCCGTTCCTCCCTGCGCTCCTGGCTGTACCGGATCGCCACGAACGTCTGCCTGGACCTGCTGAACGCGGGGAACAAGCGCGCCCGCCCCATGGACCTGACCGCCCCCCAGCACCAGGCCTCCGCGATCCTCAACGAGCGGCCCGAGGTGACCTGGCTGGAGCCGGTCCCGGACGGCCGGGTGCTCCCGCAGACCGCGGACCCGGCGGAGATGGCGCTGGCCAAGGAATCCGTCCGCCTCGCCTTCGTCGCGGCGCTCCAGCACCTGCCGGCCAAGCAGCGGGCGGTGCTGATCCTGCGCGAGGTGCTCGCCTGGAAGGCCGACGAGGTCGCCACCCTGCTGGACACCACCGTCGCCTCGGTCAACAGCGCCCTGCAGCGGGCCCGCGCCACGCTCTCCGCGACCCGGATCCGCGAGAGCGAGGCCGCGGACCCGCTCGACGCCGGGCAGGTCAAGCTGCTGGAGCAGTACCTCTCCGCCTTCGAGGCGTACGACATCACCCGCCTGACCACCCTGCTCCACGAGGACGCGGTGCTGTCGATGCCGCCCTTCGACCTGTGGCTGCGCGGCCACGAGGACATCGCCGCCTGGCACCTCAACCAGGGCATCGGCTGCAAGGGCTCGCGCCTCCTCCCGACCACGGCGAACGGCATGCCGGCCTTCGGCCAGTACCGGCCGCGCGAGGACGGGCAGCCGGGGTGGACCCCGTGGGCGCTCCAGGTCCTGGAGATCTCAGACGGGAAGATCGTCGGGCTCAACGCCTTCCTGGACACCCCCCGGTGGTTCCCGCTCTTCGGCCTCCCCGAGCAGCTCGACGAGTCCTACGAGGTCCAGCAGGGCGCGTAG
- a CDS encoding DUF402 domain-containing protein — MPLVNIHLVLGDTVSMICPARVVEDRADGLLLWIAPGTPVWRAELPPGTHLRDLPPGGSYPLRASRWRRGGALILQPAGAGHAVWWTFTEEQEFRGWYVNLESRTRAGADVRVTDQELDITVAPDRVWQWKDEESFAAKTGHPVYWTAAEAEAIRAEGVRVTGLVESASYPFDGTRCDFRPPAAWPLPDLPELPLGRVTAPSGVLVLGKAGWIDHRRDGAPLWSERALAVAAAGGGHVHDGEPAEPATWGYEAIAVPAAADRPLPVRARTAPSPFDDEPVISTLEVSLGLPWDHAAHGPGPVPLGDLPVDRCGMVLGDARALDGFAGLSGESVDGLADVRYWGGHAEEAHAVFGGEPVSGAGDRGFLDLPLAEAEALAGRMADWVREGAGRGLMVSVDAHTDYHRFQRAGWGHPLLAGVVEVGGCRVLGLGWDGGDHSMRHRGERAYGQVYPVTLEERAGEAVLCWTIPPYEAGAEA, encoded by the coding sequence ATGCCCCTAGTCAACATTCACCTGGTCCTCGGTGACACGGTCAGCATGATCTGTCCGGCCCGCGTAGTGGAGGACCGCGCCGACGGCCTGCTGCTGTGGATCGCCCCCGGCACGCCGGTCTGGCGCGCCGAACTGCCGCCCGGCACCCACCTGCGGGACCTGCCGCCGGGCGGCTCGTACCCGCTGCGGGCCAGCCGCTGGCGGCGCGGGGGCGCGCTGATCCTCCAGCCGGCCGGGGCCGGGCACGCGGTGTGGTGGACCTTCACCGAGGAGCAGGAGTTCCGGGGCTGGTACGTCAACCTCGAATCCCGCACGCGGGCCGGTGCGGACGTCCGCGTGACCGACCAGGAGCTGGACATCACGGTCGCCCCGGACCGCGTGTGGCAGTGGAAGGACGAGGAGTCCTTCGCCGCGAAGACCGGCCACCCGGTGTACTGGACGGCGGCCGAGGCGGAGGCGATACGCGCGGAGGGCGTCCGCGTCACGGGGCTCGTCGAGTCGGCCTCGTACCCCTTCGACGGCACGCGCTGCGATTTCCGCCCGCCCGCCGCGTGGCCCCTGCCGGACCTCCCGGAGCTGCCGCTGGGGCGGGTCACCGCTCCCTCGGGGGTGCTGGTGCTGGGGAAGGCGGGCTGGATCGACCACCGGCGGGACGGGGCCCCGCTCTGGTCGGAGCGCGCCCTCGCGGTGGCGGCCGCGGGCGGCGGCCACGTCCACGACGGCGAGCCCGCCGAGCCCGCCACGTGGGGCTACGAGGCGATAGCCGTTCCGGCCGCCGCCGACCGGCCGTTGCCGGTACGGGCCCGGACCGCTCCCTCCCCCTTCGACGACGAACCGGTGATCTCCACCCTGGAGGTCTCCCTCGGCCTCCCCTGGGACCACGCGGCCCACGGCCCCGGCCCGGTCCCCCTCGGCGACCTCCCGGTCGACCGCTGCGGCATGGTCCTGGGCGACGCCCGCGCCCTGGACGGCTTCGCGGGCCTGAGCGGCGAGTCCGTGGACGGGCTGGCCGACGTCAGGTACTGGGGCGGGCACGCGGAGGAAGCCCACGCGGTCTTCGGCGGCGAGCCGGTATCCGGCGCCGGAGACCGCGGCTTCCTCGACCTCCCGCTCGCGGAGGCGGAGGCCCTCGCCGGGCGGATGGCGGACTGGGTCCGCGAAGGCGCGGGCAGGGGCCTGATGGTCTCGGTGGACGCCCACACCGATTACCACCGCTTCCAGCGCGCGGGCTGGGGCCACCCGCTGCTGGCCGGGGTGGTCGAAGTGGGCGGCTGCCGGGTGCTCGGGCTCGGCTGGGACGGTGGGGACCACTCGATGCGCCACCGCGGGGAGCGGGCGTACGGGCAGGTGTACCCGGTGACGCTGGAGGAGCGCGCGGGTGAGGCCGTGCTGTGCTGGACCATCCCGCCCTACGAGGCCGGCGCGGAGGCCTGA
- a CDS encoding MFS transporter: MPPAHTGAPTTVGASTSPFPAAVETTAVETSAATASAPETPAPEAREPGRPGYRRMSLALFAAGLATFALLYSTQALLPAISAGFGVTAGQASWTVSAATGALALLVLPLSALSERFGRTRMMTCSMIVAVGVGLLVPFAPNLEWLIALRAVQGAAIAGIPASAMAYLAEEVKPKALVAAIGLFVAGNSIGGMSGRLVTGWAAQAWGWRGGLLTVGLMSLACAVAFLVLLPRARFFRPASLNPRAVGRTVSGHLRDPLLLRLYGIGALFMTVFGAVYTVIGYRLVEEPFSLGQGVIGSIFLVYLVGTVSSAAAGQLVARTGRRGALYLAVTTTALGLLLSLSDSLPSILLGLVLITAGFFAGHAVASAAVSRTAKTGRAQASALYQSAYYIGSSAGGTLGALAYHSAGWGATVALALLAVVGVVSITLYGSHAARAAHAAALPAR, encoded by the coding sequence TTCCCCGCCGCAGTCGAGACCACCGCAGTCGAGACCTCGGCCGCCACGGCCTCCGCGCCCGAGACCCCGGCCCCCGAAGCCCGTGAGCCCGGCCGCCCCGGCTACCGCCGGATGAGCCTCGCGCTCTTCGCCGCGGGCCTGGCCACCTTCGCCCTCCTCTACTCCACCCAGGCCCTGCTCCCCGCGATCTCCGCCGGCTTCGGCGTGACGGCGGGTCAGGCCAGCTGGACGGTCTCGGCGGCCACCGGCGCCCTCGCGCTGCTCGTCCTGCCGCTGAGCGCGCTGTCCGAGCGGTTCGGCCGGACCCGGATGATGACCTGCTCGATGATCGTGGCCGTGGGCGTCGGCCTCCTCGTCCCCTTCGCGCCGAACCTGGAGTGGCTGATCGCGCTGCGCGCCGTCCAGGGTGCGGCGATCGCCGGCATCCCGGCCTCGGCGATGGCGTACCTGGCGGAAGAGGTCAAGCCGAAGGCGCTGGTCGCCGCGATCGGCCTGTTCGTCGCGGGCAACTCCATCGGCGGCATGAGCGGCCGCCTCGTCACGGGCTGGGCGGCCCAGGCCTGGGGCTGGCGCGGCGGGCTGCTGACCGTCGGCCTGATGTCGCTGGCCTGCGCGGTGGCCTTCCTGGTCCTCCTCCCCCGGGCCCGGTTCTTCCGGCCGGCCTCGCTGAACCCGCGCGCGGTGGGACGTACCGTCTCCGGGCACCTGCGCGATCCGCTGCTGCTGCGCCTGTACGGGATCGGCGCGCTGTTCATGACCGTCTTCGGCGCCGTCTACACCGTCATCGGCTACCGCCTGGTCGAGGAGCCGTTCTCCCTCGGGCAGGGCGTCATCGGCTCGATCTTCCTGGTCTACCTGGTCGGTACGGTCTCCTCCGCGGCCGCCGGACAGCTGGTGGCGCGCACGGGCCGGCGCGGGGCGCTGTACCTCGCGGTGACCACGACCGCCCTCGGCCTGCTCCTCTCCCTGTCGGACTCCCTGCCCTCCATCCTGCTGGGCCTGGTCCTGATCACGGCCGGGTTCTTCGCGGGCCACGCGGTGGCCTCGGCGGCGGTGAGCCGCACGGCGAAGACGGGCCGCGCGCAGGCCTCGGCGCTCTACCAGTCCGCGTACTACATCGGCTCCAGCGCCGGCGGCACCCTGGGCGCCCTCGCCTACCACTCGGCGGGGTGGGGGGCCACGGTCGCCCTGGCCCTGCTCGCGGTCGTCGGCGTCGTCTCGATCACCCTGTACGGGTCCCACGCGGCCCGGGCAGCGCACGCGGCGGCACTGCCCGCCCGCTGA